One Epidermidibacterium keratini DNA segment encodes these proteins:
- a CDS encoding APC family permease has product MDRTSALTSSGPDQRPEGQLRSGSVTTAHLIFFVVSAAAPLTVMAGFAPLAFMLGGQSSPVGYLVAGVTYLIFAVGFTTMSRYVRNAGAFYAYITHGLGRIVGAGAAVLAYVGYVLAEIGFAAAAGLFASTTLQSLAGITVGWIPCAVFLLLLVTLVSWSRVDVGARVLAVLLICEVTILVVLCVAILISGTPEGLTLEGFNPATWSPGAMASLFVITFMVYVGFEQTAVYSEEAKDPRRTIPRATYLAVAILAVIYSFVSWALLMAIGPSNLAAALEGDHATLVFSLSQQYAGTALTQVMEVLMVTSIFAGVLAVHNAGSRYLFALGREGLLPKILSHTRERTSSPGVAVIVHAVLVMVPMLVLAFAGLDPYSQIVIWTNTPGLVSVLLLQLLTSVAVISYFARNPRGERSWNRLVAPAIASVLLCIVIFLVCSQMDLLTGLSLAGNLAICVPLLLAFLTGVAFALRLRATRPDDYACLGARGPQATGHEDTKPKTDAQGDH; this is encoded by the coding sequence ATGGACCGAACCAGTGCACTCACCTCATCCGGGCCTGACCAAAGGCCCGAGGGACAGCTGCGAAGCGGATCGGTCACGACCGCGCATCTGATCTTCTTCGTGGTCTCGGCGGCAGCCCCGCTCACCGTGATGGCCGGCTTTGCGCCATTGGCGTTCATGCTCGGAGGCCAGAGCTCGCCGGTCGGCTATCTCGTCGCGGGCGTTACCTATCTCATCTTCGCCGTCGGCTTCACCACCATGAGCCGATACGTCCGCAACGCCGGAGCTTTCTACGCCTACATCACGCACGGGCTCGGCCGCATCGTCGGCGCGGGTGCCGCCGTACTCGCCTACGTCGGCTACGTGCTCGCCGAGATCGGATTTGCCGCCGCTGCGGGACTTTTTGCCTCCACCACCTTGCAGAGCCTCGCTGGAATCACGGTGGGCTGGATCCCGTGTGCGGTCTTCCTCCTGCTGCTCGTCACGCTCGTGTCGTGGAGCCGAGTCGACGTCGGCGCGCGCGTGCTCGCGGTCCTGCTGATCTGCGAAGTCACGATCCTCGTCGTACTGTGCGTCGCGATTCTGATCAGCGGTACGCCGGAGGGTCTGACGCTCGAAGGGTTCAACCCGGCGACGTGGTCGCCCGGCGCGATGGCCTCGCTCTTCGTCATCACGTTCATGGTGTACGTCGGCTTCGAGCAGACCGCCGTCTACTCCGAGGAAGCCAAGGACCCCCGGCGGACGATTCCGCGAGCGACCTATCTGGCGGTGGCCATCCTCGCCGTCATCTACTCCTTCGTGTCGTGGGCGCTGCTGATGGCGATCGGGCCGAGCAACCTCGCTGCTGCGTTGGAAGGCGACCACGCGACGCTGGTCTTCTCACTATCGCAGCAGTACGCCGGCACGGCGCTGACTCAGGTGATGGAAGTCCTGATGGTCACCAGCATCTTCGCCGGCGTACTCGCCGTGCACAACGCCGGCTCTCGCTACCTGTTTGCCCTTGGGCGCGAAGGCCTGCTGCCCAAGATCCTGTCGCATACCCGTGAGCGCACCTCGAGCCCAGGCGTTGCCGTCATCGTGCATGCGGTTCTGGTCATGGTGCCGATGCTCGTGCTGGCGTTTGCCGGGCTCGACCCCTACTCGCAGATCGTGATCTGGACAAACACGCCGGGTCTTGTGTCCGTGCTGCTGCTTCAGCTGCTCACCTCCGTGGCGGTGATCAGCTACTTTGCCCGCAACCCGCGAGGCGAACGCAGCTGGAACCGGCTCGTCGCTCCGGCGATCGCGAGCGTGCTGCTCTGCATCGTGATCTTCCTCGTCTGCTCGCAGATGGACTTGCTCACCGGGCTCAGCCTTGCCGGCAACCTCGCCATCTGCGTGCCGCTGCTGTTGGCGTTCCTCACCGGTGTCGCGTTCGCACTGCGACTACGCGCGACGCGTCCGGACGACTACGCGTGCCTCGGCGCTCGTGGCCCGCAAGCCACGGGCCATGAGGACACCAAACCCAAGACCGATGCACAGGGAGACCATTGA
- a CDS encoding class I adenylate-forming enzyme family protein, whose amino-acid sequence MTTTSTPRFRSPLHLLEQSVQRFADKPALVTSTRTLTYRDLDTEASRVAAALLAGPVDAGDTVSIYAQNRWEWLVAYHSALRAGAVVNPVNVMLTPAELGFVVQDCGATAIFTSADKADEVLTALADLPHECAVIVFDEAPDGAIAFTDLLSYAGAGAPVIEADPKSPSTIGYTSGTTGHPKGAVQSHEAVFLNCALTATMHARTSDDVVVTALPVPHVYGNVAVHSTLLVGGTVVLMERFEAAAALGLIKQHRATMFEGVPAMYSMLLAELAASSSELDSLTRCTVGGQTISGATIDKWESMSGAPLIELWGMTELSGLGTTHSAHVPPVGGSIGVSLPGLEVRVSDLEDPTRSAPAGTAGELMVRGPLVMLGYHGNPEATAEAIEPDGWLHTGDIATQDTSGYVYVVDRRKDMIITGGFNVYPAEIERVISAHPDVALVAVGPVPDAVKGELACAYVVATPGATPTAEDLMEYAARSLAAYKRPRMIRFVDALPTTSTGKIMRRELIRIDAGPDADA is encoded by the coding sequence ATGACCACCACGTCGACACCACGCTTTCGCAGCCCACTGCACCTGCTGGAGCAGTCGGTGCAGAGGTTCGCCGACAAGCCAGCGCTGGTGACGTCGACACGCACGCTGACCTACCGCGACCTCGATACGGAGGCGTCGCGCGTCGCCGCTGCGCTGCTCGCTGGTCCGGTCGATGCCGGCGACACGGTGTCGATCTACGCGCAGAATCGCTGGGAGTGGCTCGTGGCCTACCACTCGGCGCTCCGTGCCGGCGCGGTCGTCAACCCGGTCAACGTGATGCTGACGCCGGCCGAGCTCGGTTTCGTGGTGCAGGACTGCGGTGCCACGGCGATCTTCACCAGCGCCGACAAGGCAGATGAGGTGCTGACCGCGCTTGCGGACCTGCCACACGAGTGCGCGGTCATCGTCTTCGACGAGGCACCCGACGGCGCGATCGCCTTCACGGATCTGTTGTCGTACGCCGGAGCTGGCGCACCGGTCATCGAGGCGGACCCGAAGAGCCCGAGCACCATCGGCTACACCTCGGGCACGACCGGGCATCCGAAGGGCGCCGTACAAAGCCACGAGGCGGTCTTCTTGAACTGCGCCCTGACAGCGACGATGCACGCTCGCACGAGCGATGACGTCGTCGTGACCGCGCTGCCGGTGCCGCACGTCTACGGCAACGTCGCCGTGCACAGCACACTTCTGGTCGGAGGCACCGTGGTGCTGATGGAGCGCTTTGAAGCGGCCGCGGCGTTGGGGCTGATCAAGCAGCACCGCGCGACGATGTTCGAGGGTGTCCCGGCGATGTACTCGATGCTGCTCGCCGAGCTGGCCGCCAGCTCAAGCGAGCTTGACTCGCTGACGCGCTGCACGGTCGGCGGCCAGACGATCTCCGGCGCGACCATCGATAAGTGGGAGTCGATGAGCGGCGCCCCGCTCATCGAGCTGTGGGGCATGACCGAGCTGTCCGGGCTCGGCACCACCCACTCGGCGCACGTCCCACCCGTCGGCGGCTCGATCGGGGTGTCGCTGCCGGGCCTCGAAGTGCGGGTCAGTGACCTCGAGGATCCGACCCGATCGGCGCCGGCCGGGACCGCGGGCGAGCTCATGGTGCGTGGTCCGCTGGTCATGCTCGGCTACCACGGCAACCCTGAGGCGACCGCCGAGGCGATCGAGCCCGATGGCTGGTTGCACACCGGCGATATCGCGACTCAGGACACGTCGGGTTACGTCTATGTCGTGGACCGGCGCAAGGACATGATCATCACCGGTGGCTTCAACGTCTACCCGGCTGAGATCGAGCGGGTCATCTCGGCCCATCCCGATGTTGCTCTCGTCGCGGTGGGGCCCGTGCCGGATGCGGTGAAGGGCGAGCTCGCGTGCGCCTATGTCGTTGCGACTCCCGGAGCCACACCGACAGCCGAGGACCTGATGGAGTACGCCGCCCGGTCGCTGGCTGCCTATAAGCGACCGCGCATGATCCGGTTTGTCGACGCGCTGCCGACGACCTCCACAGGCAAGATCATGCGCCGCGAGCTCATTCGCATCGACGCCGGACCCGACGCAGACGCGTGA